GGCCGGTCAGCACCTCGACCAGGCCGTGATCGCGGCCGGGCGTGCGACGGCGGAGGAGGGCGAACGGCGTGTCGTTCGTCACGAGCCGGCGGATCGCGGCGTCCGCCGGTCCGGCGGGCTCGGGGGTCTTCGGGGGCTGTGTCATGGGCGGGGGTCCCTTCCTGGTCGGAGGGAGGGACAGCCCGCGCGACGCGCCGAAGGCCGCCCCTCGGGCGGCCTTCGCGTCGATCGCTTGGTGGAACGCGCAGTCAGTGGGCCGCCGAGTGAGCGGTCCACCACCAGTTCCTGGTCTGCTGCGCGATCATGGGGCGCACCATATCGCACCCGTCCGGCGGTGTCTCATTCCCTGATCGGCGGGGTAGTGCTGCGAGCCGTACCACGTAATCTGGTCGGCGTGACCGTGAACGCTGACAGCAGCACATCGATCGCCACCTCCTGGCGAGACCTCCCCGCGGCGCAGCAGCCCGATTACCCGGACCTCGACGCTCTGCGCGGTGTGATCGCGGACCTTGAGACCTATCCGCCGCTCGTCTTCGCCGGCGAGTGCGACGCGCTGCGCGCCCGGCTGGGGGCCGTCGCCCGGGGCGAGGCGTTCCTGCTGCAGGGCGGGGACTGCGCCGAGGCGTTCGACCAGGTCGGCGCGGACCAGATCCGGGCCAAGCTGAAGACGCTGCTGCAGATGAGCGCGGTGCTCACGTACGCGGCGGCGGTGCCGGTCGTGAAGGTCGGCCGGATCGCCGGACAGTACTCCAAGCCCCGTTCGAAGCCGATCGAGACCCGGGACGGCGTCACCCTGCCGTCCTACCGGGGCGACTCGGTCAACGGCGCGGACTTCACCGCCGCGGCCCGGAGGCCCGACCCGGAGCGGCTGCGCCGGATGTACCACACCTCGGCCTCCACGCTGAACCTGGTGCGCGGCTTCACCACCGGCGGCTACGCGGACCTGCGCCAGGTGCACGCCTGGAACCAGGACTTCGTGCGGAACTCGGCGTCGGGGCAGCGATACGAGGCGCTGGCCCGGGAGATCGACAGCGCGCTCAACTTCATGAAGGCGTGTGGAGCGGATCCGGCCGAATTCCACTCGGTGGAGTTCTACGCCTCGCACGAGGCGCTGCTGCTGGACTACGAGGGCGCGCTGACGCGCGTCGACTCGCGCAGCGG
Above is a window of Streptomyces sp. NBC_01803 DNA encoding:
- a CDS encoding class II 3-deoxy-7-phosphoheptulonate synthase, which translates into the protein MTVNADSSTSIATSWRDLPAAQQPDYPDLDALRGVIADLETYPPLVFAGECDALRARLGAVARGEAFLLQGGDCAEAFDQVGADQIRAKLKTLLQMSAVLTYAAAVPVVKVGRIAGQYSKPRSKPIETRDGVTLPSYRGDSVNGADFTAAARRPDPERLRRMYHTSASTLNLVRGFTTGGYADLRQVHAWNQDFVRNSASGQRYEALAREIDSALNFMKACGADPAEFHSVEFYASHEALLLDYEGALTRVDSRSGALYDVSGHMVWIGERTRQLDGAHVAFAASIRNPIGVKLGPTTTAEEALALIDRLDPEREPGRLTFITRMGADRVRDRLPALIEKVTAAGAQVAWVCDPMHGNTFEAASGHKTRRFDDVLDEVKGFFEVHKGLGTHPGGIHVELTGDDVTECVGGGDEIFVDDLHQRYETACDPRLNRSQSLDLAFLVAEMYRS
- a CDS encoding trp operon leader peptide — protein: MCCCQRSRSRRPDYVVRLAALPRRSGNETPPDGCDMVRPMIAQQTRNWWWTAHSAAH